The region AATGGCATTGTGTTAGGAAACGCAGCTTCTGGTGCAACGTTTGATTTGGACACAGCCATTTTTGGTGGCTCTCGCGTTGAGCTTTATGGTCGCTTGCTCTACGATTCATTTTCGTAAAATTACAAAAGGTGTAAGTTATTAATGAAGACAATTATACGAGCTCTGTGCTTAGTGCTGGTTGCCTGGTTGCCTGCTGCTCAAGCGGCAAACTTGACTGGTACGGCAAGTATTGTGTACCAAAATGCGCATTATGTTTTTCGTAATTTGAATAATGCTACCGGTTATGTGCGTCTCAATAATGGTTTTACCATTTTGGCCGGCCAGTCGGCGGCCTTGGACACATTTATTACTGTTTCGGGTGCTATTGACCTGCGGACTACTGGTTCGCTGGACTTGCGCAGTGATCTTTATTTAGCTTCAAACATTACTTTTTCTACGGGTGGTTATATTAATGGCCGTTCTAATACCATCCATTTGGGCGATGATGTAACGTTGCCAACCGATAGTGTTTTTCAATTTGTTTCAAATACGGTTATCGATGGCAACAATCAAAATGCCCTCATTTTTGCTCCACATGCACAACTTCTTCTTGAGTCTCGTGTGAGCTTAACGCTTAAAAATATGACTATAAAAACGACGCGAAACAGTCCAAATATACCGATTATTCGTTGCTTTGACCAGAAGGGGCATGTAACGCTTGACAACGTGACGTTGGAATTAGCTGATGATTTTCCGTTCAGAAAAGGTCGTATATTTTTTCGTAATGATGTGAGGTTTACCGGAACTTCTTGTTTTATATATCAGTCGGTTATGCAAAGTTACGTTTCTTCACGTTCCCTGTTGACGTTTGATTCTGGTACTACGCTGTATTATTTTCCAAGCTCAACAGATAAAGATCTCATTCAGCTGGCAGATAAAAGCTCGGTGCTTTTATTAAAGGGTTCCGGGACAACTCTGCAAACAACAAATACAGGGATGCGTTTAACTAAGGGTCGTTTTTGGTTGGATAATAAGGTTACGATAGATACGATCGCTTCAACTGCTTTTAATACGATTACGCAGGTTACAACACAAAATTACGGAGCAACGGGTACCCCGAATGGTTCTGCATGGACTCCCAATGCTCGCTACTTAGGAATAGCAGGCATTGGTTCTGACAGCGGAAATGAGATTCAAATCTTTAGTTTTAATGGAGCAACCTTGAGTCTTGTTGCATCAGTTGACTGGGGATCGGGAGGTGCTACGTATAATATAAAGTGGCGACCAGATGGTAGAACTTTTGCCGTAACTGGGAATCAGGCTGCATCTGGTTTAAAATTGTATAGGTTTGATGGAACGACTATTACGTTACTTTACAACGTTTCTCTTACCACGGCGGGACAGTTTGTTTTTGGGTTGGATTGGAGTAACGATGGTCAATACCTTGCTCTAGGTATTCCTACGCCCACAAGTGGGAATGAAATTCAAATTTATAAGTTTAGTGGGATATCGCCACCAACTCTGGTTACTGGTGTAAGCATTAGTGCGGCGGCAACAAATGGTCCCGATGGGATATCTTGGCATCCATCTGATAGATTTTTGGCTGTTGGCGCAGGAAATTCAGTTACTGATGGTAATGAAGTACGGGTCTACTCATTTAATGGGACTGCATTAACGTTAGTGACCAGTGTAGATTATGGGACAGAAGTGAACTATGTAGAGTTTAGTCCAGATGGTAGATTTATTGCTGTTGGGGGTACTGTTCCTACAAGTGGTAATGAATTACAAATATATGCTTTTAATGGCACTTCTCTTCAGTTGATTGCTAGCGCGGATATTGCCGGAGCTAGTTCAGTTATACAAGAATTACGTTGGGATCCTACTGGGCAGTTTTTGGCAGTTGGTGCAACCGCGGTGACTGGCAATACAGGTTTAAGAATCTATAAGTTTGATGGGTCAACATTGACATTGCTTTCGAGTATAGTTTTTAGTACCAGTGGTTTTGGTGCATATAGCTTTTCGTGGAGTGCCGATGGAAAATATTTAGCCGTTGGCGGTGCTATTCCTGGTTCTGGTCATAATGAGATTGAAGTTTACTCAATTTCTTATACGACCGAAACCGCAGTTCAAGCTCTTTCAAATGGTCTTGTACTAGGAAACTCTGTTGCTGGTGCAACGTTTGATTTAGATACAACCATTTTTGGAGGCTCACGCGTTGAGCTGTTTGGTCGCTTGCTCTATGATCCATTTTCGTAATTTGAAAGCCTGTGGTATTCTTGGATCAAAATAGTATCACAGGCTTTATCATAAACTAAAGGTCATATGAAAATTTTAGGGTTAGATCTTGGCGACAGATGGGTTGGTTCCGCACTGGCAGATCCATTGGGCATTAGCTGCCGGCCGTATGAAACGGTTGAGCTTGAAAATCTTGAAACGTTTTTAAGGCGGGCAATTCCCGATCAAGATATTTCGGTAATTGTGGTGGGCTACCCAAAAACGATGGGCGCGGGTACCGAGAGTGATCAGACGCGTAAAACGGTTAAACTCAAAGAAGAACTTGAACAAAAATTTACCAACGTTGATTGGGTTTTGTGGGACGAGCGCTTAAGTAGCAAGCGGGCCGACCAGCTCAAGGGCACGGGTAAAACGCCTGAAGAAAAGCGTCGCCAGCATTCTGTTGCTGCGTCGTTTATTTTGCAAAGCTATCTGGATTATAAAGCGTTCAGTTCGAGCCAAGAAGACGAATAGCTTGCATGCCAAGTTTAAGTCCGGCTTCAACATTTTCTTCCTGATCGTCAATTAACAAACAATCGTGTGGGTTGAGTTTGTAGGTTGTGAATAAATAATCAAAAATTTCACGATCTGGCTTCATAAAGCCTGCAGTACCTGAAACAACCAAGCCATCAAAACAAGCAAAGAGTTTTGGATGTTGTTTTTTGAGCAGTTCAAAACTTTCTGCGTCAAAGTTTGAAAACAGGTACAGGTTGTACTTTGGTGTGCCGTCAGTATTTTTTTGTTTGCGTAGGAAATGAACGAGCGGTATGAGTTCTGTTTCTTGGCATGAATCGGCAAAGTGTTGTGGGCTAAAAATGGTATCTACGGCAATGGAAATAATTGAACCTTCAAGATCGCTGCTAAAATATTCTGGATGAGTTTTGATGGTCTTTTGTACATCTGCTTTTATTTGCTCGCTGGTTTTTTTCCCAATCTGCCATTCGTAAATGAGTTCGGGCAATATTCTGCCTTTGTAATATTTGTTGTTGGTTGGCGGGCTCATTTTGTCTAAAAAATCGAGCATGATGGGAATAATATCAAAGGGGCTTCTCAAGTGCCACAAGGCATAGCCAAGCAAGCGCAAGATGCCAATTTTTTGTATGTATAAAAGCTTGCTGGTGTGAATTTCGAACAATACGCCGGTCATGTCAAAAACTATATTTTTTTGTGTAAAGCTTGGTGCTGTATCAATAAGCTCTTGCATGTTCATGAGCGTTGATTTTGTATGGTTCATCGTTTTGCAATCCTCGCTTTCTAAAGATTTAAAAAATTCTTCAAAAACTTCTGCCGTTTCTTTGGCAATTTCGGTTTCGTCAAACATTCTTTCTTTGTTGGTTTGACAAGCTACGTTTGAAAGATTGAAAAGTATGACGATGAGTGCGAAGTGACGGGCTGTGTTCATTTTTGTTCTTACTTTTAAAAGAAACAAGGTGGGTAGTACTTTTTAATGCCGTTTACTATAACCCAAAACAAGCTTCTTGCGAAACAAGTGCTTTGCGCAGTTGCCCAACTCCTTGCACATTGCCAACCATAATAAACCCTTTAAGCATACCATTGTGTACCAAAAGGCGGTGGTAAAAGTCAGCTTCTTTTTTTATTAGTTGTTCAAAGCCATTTGGTTTGCTGGTGGGGCCGCAGGTTACAAATGTTGTGCCAAAAATATTTGAGCTGGTAATGTTGATGGTGCCCGCATACGTTTTTTCAACGCCTGCCATTGTTTGAGCTGCAACCATGCCTTGTTGTACAGCGTCTGGCCAGAGTGTGCTCAGCGTGGTGCCGCCGGTTACCAAGTCGTACACGCGGCAGATATCGCCGCCCGCAAAGATAGTGGGATTACTTGTTTGCATGTGTGGCGTGGTGACAATGCCGCCATCTTCAATAACCAAGCCTGCTTGGTGAGCAAGTTCAAGATTGGTTTTGCCGCCGATTGCAAAAATGACCATGCCGGTTGGCACAACCGTGCCGTTGTTCAATTGTGCTGCAGCGACCGTGTTGTTGTGCGTTATAATTTCTTGAACCGAAGTTGAAGTAAGCAATGTGATGCCGCGTTGTGCCATAAGGCTGGCGATGTGCTGAGCGCCTGCTTGGTCAATTTGGCGTGCAAGCACGTGAGCTTCGCGCTCAACAACCGTCAAGCCAAGGCCGTGTGCCGAAAGCGCGTCGGCGCATTCAAGGCCGCTCAGGCCTGCACCAACAATGGTTGCGTGTTTAACATTGTGTTGTTTGATGTACGCAAGAATGTTGGTAACATCGTCAAAGTCAAAAAATGGGAAAACGCCTTCGGATTTAAAGCCCGGAATATTAGGTACAAAAGACGATCTGCCCGTGCCCAAAAAAAGCTTGTCATAACCAAAGTTGGTACCGTTGGCAAGTGTTATGGTTTGTGCTTGCGCGTCAAGCTGGACTACCCGGCTGTTCAGCATCAATGTGATGTTGTTTTCATCAAAAAAGCTTTGAGGCTTGGTAGCAACTTGTTCGGCCGAGCGTGAGCCTGACAAATGGTCTGCTAGCAGGCAGCGGTTGTAGGGCATAACTTTTTCTGCCGTGACGCAGGTAATGCGCGCGGAAGAATCTAATGAACGTAGTTTGCCGGCAGCGCCAAGCCCAGCGGCGGAAGAACCAATGACAATGTAATGTTTTTGCATAATTTTAGACCTCTTCCCAAAGGTAAAGCAAGAGGGCCAAGATTGCAAGTTTTATGCGTCTTCTAAGACGTTTTTGCTACTCGTGAAATTCAATGCCTTCAAAAACCTGAAATTCACAACCCTCTTTCCAGCCATCGGCCCCAAGCCCAGCCTTAATACTCAGCTGCGTGAGCGTTTCTTCAAGGGTCCAGCCAAAATCTTTAGGCACCTGTGGTAAAAAGACGGCCGAGTTTTTGAGTGCGCCTGTGCGGTCAAATTTCTTTAGAATAATGCCATGCTTACCAATTTCAATGTTTCCCAAGCCTGAAATGGTGGTTGGTGGGGAAAGCACCGAGATATCAAAAACAACCGAGTCTAAATCTTTTTGTGTGACGGGACTGAAGCGGTCGTCGTGAAAAGCGGCCGACTTTGCCATTTCAACCACGGTTTGAAATAACGGTTCTGCCGACATAATTCTGCCAATGCAGCCGCGCAGGTTGCCGCTTTTGGTGTTGAGCGTTACAAAGGCTCCCGCTTGTCTAAACATGCCCGGGCTGACGATTGGCCACAACAAGTGTTCGGCCGTTTGTGCTACTTCAGGTTTAAGTTTGTTGGCAACAACTTCTTGGGCTGTTTTTAAGAGCGCTCGCTTTTCATAGCCGGTTAGTTGATTTTCTTTGCTCAGCTTTGCCAAGTCTTGGCTTGTTACCACCAGCCCAACGTAGCTCACGCTGTCGGCCGCTTGGGCATCGGGCAGTGTGCCAACAAGAGCTTTAGTATCAATGTCTTGTTTATTGCTGCGCGCTTGTTGCAGATGAGCCGAGGTGTAGTAGCAGGCTAGTCTGGTTTGAAGGTTGCTGCCCAAGGTCTTGTTTTCTAGCATAGAAATTAGAATCTTGATGGGGTTTTGACCGCAGATGGTGGTGCCGGTTTGGTCGAGTACGTTTTCAAACTCTTCTAAATTTGGGTTTACTATTGTTTTAACAGCCAGCGAGTCTAGGTACTTCACTTGGTTGCTAATCGTGTCGTTAAAGACCTTGTAGTTGAAATTTGAGCCATGATGAGCAAAGTCTGAACTGATTACCAGTAAGGTCTGGTCGTCGATAATTTCTTTAATTGCTGCTGAAACGTTTTGTACATCTTCAGGTTTTAAATTGCCTACAACTAGCGGCATAATATCAAATGAAGCAATAGTTTCTTGTAAAAACGGTAGCTGCACTTCAACGGCATGCTCGGTAGCGTGCGCCTCTCTAAAAATCTTAAAATGCTCATTTTTTTCAAGCTTATATAAAACTTCTTGGTTAACGTGCAAGTCGCCAAGGGCTGTTTTGTAAACGGTGTAGTCAGGTAGTGCTACACCACGGAAAAGCGTTGTATGACTCGGGGCTAACAGCACAACACGTTTGATTTTTTTGTTTTTGATTGACGATGAGCGTAAGTTCCTGTTTTCTAGCAGGGTTTGGTACGCAGTTGCAGCACACAGGCCCGAGTAATAATAACCAGCGTGCGGTACCACCAGTGCCTTGACGGCGTGCGGGTCAGCTTCAACATAAAAATTGTTGATAGCGAGTGTGAGATAGTTTTTGATTTCTTTGTGTAGCGCGTCTGCTTCAAGCGGGTACCAGCCTTCTGGCAAATGAGCTTCGTGCGTGATCCCTAAGGTTTTTTGGCCGGTGCGCGATTCTTTGGTTACGCAAGCCGGAGCAACAATAAGCCCGGCAAAAGCAATGAGTAACGAAATTTTTCTAGATTTAAATATCATAGTTTCCCCTTTTTTCTGGCACTTCAGGCTCTTCTTTCACGTTTTTCTCTTCTGTTCCTATCTCACGACTAGCCTATTCAAACGCCATAAAATGTAAATTTTTCAAAATTATTGACCATTTGAATATAAAATTAATAATCTGAAGATAGATTAAGATTCAATTAGAAAATTTCACCATGAGGTTGCGAGATGAGTTTTGGTAGTGGGGTGCTGGCAAAAAGCACCGGGAGAGAGCATGAGATTGTTTTGGGTTCGCGCATTATGCTTCTTTTTTTTATCCGGCATTGCATGTTCAAGTTTGGCCGCTCGCCAGCTTGCATTGTTGGATACGGCCCAACGTGAGCAGGCATTGTACCAACCGTTTATTAATTCTGCTCAAGCGGCTGGCTTTCAGGTCAGTTATGTTTCCATTGACCACGTTATGGACCAAGAAGATTTGTTTAAAACCTATCAAGATTTTGATGGCATCTTTTTTCTTTTTAGCATGGAATTTCTAAAGGGCATGCAGCAACAGTCGCCCGTTTCTCAAAAGATTATGGATTTATTGAGTAAGTATGCATCGCTTGAAAATAAACTTACTGGACTCATATTTCCGCCAGTTGCTACTGCTTCAAATGCTGGGCCGGTAATGGCGCTGTTGCCAATTTTTGAACAGTTGGGAAGAAATGTTCGTGCCGATTTGTTTGTTCATGACAAGAATAACAAGAGAGCAAACTCGATGCGTGCTTTTTTGGGGCTGACCAATCGCTTTATTTCTGTTCCCATGGAAGCTCGGAGCCTGCCT is a window of Candidatus Babeliales bacterium DNA encoding:
- a CDS encoding WD40 repeat domain-containing protein; translated protein: MKTIIRALCLVLVAWLPAAQAANLTGTASIVYQNAHYVFRNLNNATGYVRLNNGFTILAGQSAALDTFITVSGAIDLRTTGSLDLRSDLYLASNITFSTGGYINGRSNTIHLGDDVTLPTDSVFQFVSNTVIDGNNQNALIFAPHAQLLLESRVSLTLKNMTIKTTRNSPNIPIIRCFDQKGHVTLDNVTLELADDFPFRKGRIFFRNDVRFTGTSCFIYQSVMQSYVSSRSLLTFDSGTTLYYFPSSTDKDLIQLADKSSVLLLKGSGTTLQTTNTGMRLTKGRFWLDNKVTIDTIASTAFNTITQVTTQNYGATGTPNGSAWTPNARYLGIAGIGSDSGNEIQIFSFNGATLSLVASVDWGSGGATYNIKWRPDGRTFAVTGNQAASGLKLYRFDGTTITLLYNVSLTTAGQFVFGLDWSNDGQYLALGIPTPTSGNEIQIYKFSGISPPTLVTGVSISAAATNGPDGISWHPSDRFLAVGAGNSVTDGNEVRVYSFNGTALTLVTSVDYGTEVNYVEFSPDGRFIAVGGTVPTSGNELQIYAFNGTSLQLIASADIAGASSVIQELRWDPTGQFLAVGATAVTGNTGLRIYKFDGSTLTLLSSIVFSTSGFGAYSFSWSADGKYLAVGGAIPGSGHNEIEVYSISYTTETAVQALSNGLVLGNSVAGATFDLDTTIFGGSRVELFGRLLYDPFS
- the ruvX gene encoding Holliday junction resolvase RuvX — protein: MKILGLDLGDRWVGSALADPLGISCRPYETVELENLETFLRRAIPDQDISVIVVGYPKTMGAGTESDQTRKTVKLKEELEQKFTNVDWVLWDERLSSKRADQLKGTGKTPEEKRRQHSVAASFILQSYLDYKAFSSSQEDE
- a CDS encoding HAD-IA family hydrolase gives rise to the protein MNTARHFALIVILFNLSNVACQTNKERMFDETEIAKETAEVFEEFFKSLESEDCKTMNHTKSTLMNMQELIDTAPSFTQKNIVFDMTGVLFEIHTSKLLYIQKIGILRLLGYALWHLRSPFDIIPIMLDFLDKMSPPTNNKYYKGRILPELIYEWQIGKKTSEQIKADVQKTIKTHPEYFSSDLEGSIISIAVDTIFSPQHFADSCQETELIPLVHFLRKQKNTDGTPKYNLYLFSNFDAESFELLKKQHPKLFACFDGLVVSGTAGFMKPDREIFDYLFTTYKLNPHDCLLIDDQEENVEAGLKLGMQAIRLLGSN
- a CDS encoding FAD-dependent oxidoreductase, coding for MQKHYIVIGSSAAGLGAAGKLRSLDSSARITCVTAEKVMPYNRCLLADHLSGSRSAEQVATKPQSFFDENNITLMLNSRVVQLDAQAQTITLANGTNFGYDKLFLGTGRSSFVPNIPGFKSEGVFPFFDFDDVTNILAYIKQHNVKHATIVGAGLSGLECADALSAHGLGLTVVEREAHVLARQIDQAGAQHIASLMAQRGITLLTSTSVQEIITHNNTVAAAQLNNGTVVPTGMVIFAIGGKTNLELAHQAGLVIEDGGIVTTPHMQTSNPTIFAGGDICRVYDLVTGGTTLSTLWPDAVQQGMVAAQTMAGVEKTYAGTINITSSNIFGTTFVTCGPTSKPNGFEQLIKKEADFYHRLLVHNGMLKGFIMVGNVQGVGQLRKALVSQEACFGL
- the amrB gene encoding AmmeMemoRadiSam system protein B, giving the protein MIFKSRKISLLIAFAGLIVAPACVTKESRTGQKTLGITHEAHLPEGWYPLEADALHKEIKNYLTLAINNFYVEADPHAVKALVVPHAGYYYSGLCAATAYQTLLENRNLRSSSIKNKKIKRVVLLAPSHTTLFRGVALPDYTVYKTALGDLHVNQEVLYKLEKNEHFKIFREAHATEHAVEVQLPFLQETIASFDIMPLVVGNLKPEDVQNVSAAIKEIIDDQTLLVISSDFAHHGSNFNYKVFNDTISNQVKYLDSLAVKTIVNPNLEEFENVLDQTGTTICGQNPIKILISMLENKTLGSNLQTRLACYYTSAHLQQARSNKQDIDTKALVGTLPDAQAADSVSYVGLVVTSQDLAKLSKENQLTGYEKRALLKTAQEVVANKLKPEVAQTAEHLLWPIVSPGMFRQAGAFVTLNTKSGNLRGCIGRIMSAEPLFQTVVEMAKSAAFHDDRFSPVTQKDLDSVVFDISVLSPPTTISGLGNIEIGKHGIILKKFDRTGALKNSAVFLPQVPKDFGWTLEETLTQLSIKAGLGADGWKEGCEFQVFEGIEFHE